The following proteins are encoded in a genomic region of Rhodospirillaceae bacterium:
- the rpsG gene encoding 30S ribosomal protein S7 encodes MSRRHAAEKRKIIPDPKFGDLVVSKFTNCLMLDGKKSVAEGILYGAFDIIEKKAGTDPLKAFHEAIDNVKPAIEVRSRRVGGATYQVPVEVRSLRRQALAIRWIVDLARKRSENTMTERLSGELLDAANNRGAAVKKREDTHKMAEANKAFAHYRW; translated from the coding sequence ATGTCACGACGTCACGCAGCTGAAAAACGTAAAATTATCCCGGATCCGAAATTCGGCGATTTGGTGGTCAGTAAGTTCACCAATTGTCTGATGCTGGATGGTAAGAAATCCGTCGCTGAAGGTATCCTTTATGGTGCCTTTGACATCATCGAAAAGAAAGCTGGCACAGACCCGCTGAAGGCTTTTCATGAAGCCATCGATAACGTTAAGCCGGCCATTGAAGTTCGCTCGCGTCGGGTTGGTGGCGCGACGTATCAGGTGCCTGTTGAAGTGCGTTCATTGCGTCGTCAAGCCCTTGCAATCCGCTGGATTGTGGACCTGGCTCGGAAACGTTCCGAAAACACGATGACGGAACGTTTGTCCGGTGAGTTGTTGGATGCCGCGAACAATCGCGGTGCCGCCGTGAAAAAACGCGAAGACACTCACAAAATGGCCGAAGCTAATAAAGCCTTCGCTCATTACCGCTGGTAG
- the rpsL gene encoding 30S ribosomal protein S12, with amino-acid sequence MPTINQLIRKPRKKPAGHNKVPALEACPQKRGVCTRVYTTTPKKPNSALRKVARVRLTNGFEVTSYIPGEGHNLQEHSVVMIRGGRVKDLPGVRYHVIRGTLDTQGIADRRQRRSKYGAKRPK; translated from the coding sequence ATGCCGACGATTAATCAGTTAATCCGTAAGCCGCGTAAAAAGCCTGCTGGGCATAATAAAGTGCCAGCCTTGGAAGCGTGTCCACAAAAACGCGGAGTTTGCACCCGTGTTTATACGACGACACCGAAGAAGCCGAACTCTGCCTTGCGTAAGGTCGCCCGGGTTCGCCTGACCAACGGCTTTGAAGTCACGAGCTACATTCCCGGCGAAGGCCATAACCTTCAGGAACACTCCGTGGTTATGATCCGCGGCGGTCGTGTTAAAGACCTTCCGGGTGTTCGCTACCACGTTATTCGTGGCACGCTGGATACCCAGGGTATTGCTGACCGACGCCAGCGGCGTTCCAAATATGGCGCCAAGCGGCCGAAGTAA
- the fusA gene encoding elongation factor G, with protein sequence MARTHPLNKYRNIGIMAHIDAGKTTTTERILYYTGKSYKIGEVHDGNATMDWMEQEQERGITITSAATTAEWREHRINIIDTPGHVDFTIEVERSLRVLDGAVAVFDSVAGVEPQSETVWRQADRYDVPRICFVNKMDRTGADFYRCVDMMVDRLGATPLVLQLPVGGEADYAGVVDLIKMQAIIWKDESLGAEFEYVDIPADLADRAAEYRETMLELVVEQDDDVMEAYLEGNEPDEATIIRCIRSGTNAGAFVPVLNGSAFKNKGVQPLLDAVVDYMPAPTDVAAIKGVKADSDDEIERHNSDEEPFSALAFKIMTDPFVGSLTFARIYSGKINAGDNMTNTVKGKRERVGRMLLMHANSREEIKEAFAGDIIAFAGLKMTTTGDTLCDPSDEVILERMEFPEPVIEVAVEPKTKSDQEKMGVALARLAAEDPSFRVTSDLESGQTVIKGMGELHLEILVDRMKREFDVEADVGAPQVAYRETISKPFDCDYTHKKQTGGSGQFARVKIMFEPQDPGEGFEFESKVVGGNVPREFIPGVEKGITSAMDSGILTGFPVIDFKATLYDGASHDVDSSVMAFEIAARAAFREGMRQAGPKLLEPMMRVEVVTPEEYMGDIIGDLNSRRGQVGGMDQRANARVISAQVPLANMFGYVSTLRSMSQGRAQFSMFFDHYEEVPRQVSEEIQTKLAS encoded by the coding sequence ATGGCTCGCACTCATCCTCTAAATAAGTACCGTAACATCGGTATCATGGCTCACATTGACGCCGGTAAAACGACGACGACGGAGCGGATTCTTTATTATACTGGAAAATCCTACAAAATTGGCGAAGTCCACGACGGCAACGCTACCATGGACTGGATGGAACAAGAGCAAGAGCGCGGTATCACGATTACATCTGCGGCGACGACGGCAGAATGGCGTGAGCACAGAATTAACATCATTGATACGCCGGGCCACGTTGACTTCACGATTGAGGTCGAGCGTTCGCTTCGCGTGCTTGATGGCGCGGTTGCTGTTTTCGATAGTGTCGCTGGTGTTGAGCCACAGTCAGAAACTGTTTGGCGGCAAGCCGACCGCTATGATGTTCCACGTATTTGCTTTGTGAATAAGATGGACCGGACCGGCGCTGATTTCTATCGCTGTGTCGATATGATGGTTGATCGTCTTGGCGCAACGCCGCTTGTACTGCAACTGCCTGTTGGTGGTGAGGCAGACTATGCTGGCGTCGTTGATCTGATTAAGATGCAGGCGATCATCTGGAAAGATGAATCCTTAGGCGCAGAATTCGAATACGTCGATATTCCAGCTGACTTGGCAGACCGCGCAGCCGAATATCGTGAAACGATGCTGGAACTCGTCGTCGAACAGGACGATGACGTCATGGAAGCTTACCTTGAAGGTAATGAGCCTGACGAAGCGACGATCATTAGATGTATTCGTTCCGGAACTAACGCGGGTGCCTTCGTGCCGGTACTGAATGGTAGCGCTTTTAAGAACAAAGGCGTTCAGCCGCTGTTGGATGCTGTGGTTGATTACATGCCGGCACCCACCGATGTTGCTGCGATTAAGGGTGTTAAAGCGGACTCAGACGACGAGATTGAACGTCATAACTCTGATGAAGAGCCATTCTCCGCGTTGGCATTTAAGATTATGACGGATCCGTTCGTTGGGTCATTGACCTTCGCGCGTATCTATTCAGGCAAAATCAACGCAGGCGACAACATGACCAACACGGTCAAAGGAAAACGCGAACGCGTTGGCCGAATGCTCTTGATGCATGCCAACTCGCGTGAAGAAATTAAAGAGGCTTTTGCCGGCGACATCATCGCATTTGCCGGGCTTAAGATGACCACAACGGGTGATACACTTTGTGATCCGAGTGATGAGGTCATTTTGGAGCGGATGGAGTTCCCAGAGCCCGTTATCGAAGTCGCCGTGGAGCCCAAGACCAAGAGCGATCAAGAAAAGATGGGCGTGGCATTAGCCAGATTGGCTGCCGAAGATCCGTCCTTCCGGGTAACATCCGATCTTGAAAGCGGCCAGACCGTGATTAAAGGGATGGGCGAACTTCACCTCGAAATTCTTGTTGATCGCATGAAGCGTGAATTTGACGTTGAAGCCGATGTTGGCGCGCCGCAAGTTGCTTATCGTGAGACAATTTCGAAGCCCTTCGATTGTGACTACACCCATAAAAAGCAGACGGGTGGTTCGGGTCAGTTCGCACGGGTCAAGATTATGTTTGAGCCACAAGATCCCGGAGAAGGCTTTGAGTTCGAAAGCAAGGTTGTTGGCGGTAACGTTCCTAGAGAATTCATTCCGGGCGTTGAAAAAGGTATCACCAGCGCGATGGATTCGGGAATTTTGACTGGTTTCCCAGTGATTGATTTCAAAGCGACACTTTATGACGGCGCATCCCACGATGTTGACTCAAGTGTCATGGCTTTTGAGATTGCTGCCCGCGCAGCCTTCCGCGAAGGCATGCGGCAAGCTGGACCTAAGTTGCTTGAGCCCATGATGCGGGTCGAAGTTGTTACGCCTGAAGAATACATGGGCGATATTATCGGTGATTTGAACAGCCGTCGCGGACAAGTCGGAGGCATGGATCAGCGGGCCAACGCTCGGGTGATTTCTGCCCAAGTGCCGCTCGCTAACATGTTTGGGTATGTCAGTACTTTGCGCTCCATGAGCCAAGGACGCGCCCAGTTCAGCATGTTCTTTGATCACTATGAAGAAGTTCCCCGCCAGGTGTCTGAAGAGATTCAGACCAAATTGGCCAGTTGA